A part of Periplaneta americana isolate PAMFEO1 chromosome 17, P.americana_PAMFEO1_priV1, whole genome shotgun sequence genomic DNA contains:
- the cactin gene encoding splicing factor Cactin, whose product MDRYRGRSPARKSGSSSYDKAGSSSKMHKSKSNERSRRSPTPSESDSDHRASRKDRSSKSPSRRRSSKKSKKKKSTDRSPSKSGHKSKHKHRKRSSSDDSESSTDSDSSTNSIKLLQRLREQRLHQAEERLRQKELLKATETPEEKRLRRLLKKEAKERRRKERMGWDNDYLHYTNTDNPFGDGNLLATFVWSKKLDKEGLSGVSREELEVRNRQKQEENRRELEKVKKRRQERELERQQREEEMSLMQRSKEAAQFQEWERQEDQFHLEQARLRSRIRIQDGRAKPIDLLAKYISAEEEVDAVEMHEPYTYLNGLTTKDLEDLIEDIKVYKELERGKNLDYWNDITVIVEDELHKLRKLEKQSAYEAAVGRREGIHQSVAKEVASVFKGKTATQLEALQLQIETKISGKPEGVDIGYWESLLSQLKAHMARARLRDRHQDNLRHKLEMLKAQQGVAGAGTEEETGDGAETTIKTEPDSHSEVASIHESSSSEKEDDEDDTTRGNEVANAMLSESFADYESGGYSPQYLGQSQLDPGTFVMNEEDDLQRLVFARMQVQGTGSRVESVIAAEEQALQREARKGMTADEAEFSVETALDSQVYLWSDKYRPRKPRYFNRVHTGFEWNKYNQTHYDMDNPPPKIVQGYKFNIFYPDLIDKNTTPEYFLTPCTDNRDFANLRFHAGPPYEDIAFKIVNREWEYSYKRGFRCQFHNNIFQLWFHFKRYRYRR is encoded by the exons ATGGATCGTTATAGAGGTCG GTCACCTGCAAGGAAGAGTGGCTCCAGTTCATACGACAAAGCTGGCAGTTCTTCAAAAATGCACAAGAGTAAGAGCAACGAACGTTCTCGTCGGTCCCCCACTCCGTCTGAAAGTGACAGTGATCACAGAGCAAGCAGAAAGGACAGAAGCAGCAAATCTCCTTCTAGAAGGAGATCAAGTAAAAaatcaaagaagaaaaagagtACAGACCGTTCGCCATCAAAATCAGGACACAAGTCAAAACACAAACATAGAAAGAG ATCTTCTTCTGATGACAGCGAGTCCTCGACTGACTCTGATTCGTCCACAAACTCCATCAAGCTGCTGCAGAGACTAAGAGAACAGAGGCTGCACCAAGCAGAGGAGCGCCTGAGGCAGAAGGAATTGCTCAAGGCTACCGAAACACCAGAGGAGAAACGTCTGCGCCGATTACTGAAGAAAGAGGCAAAGGAGCGCAGGAGGAAGGAACGCATGGGCTGGGACAATGACTACCTCCACTACACCAACACTGACAATCCATTCGGGGATGGCAACCTGCTCGCTACATTTGTATGGTCCAAGAAGTTGGATAAAGAGGGCTTGTCAGGCGTCAGTAGAGAGGAGCTGGAAGTGCGCAACCGGCAGAAACAGGAGGAGAACCGCAGAGAACTTGAGAAG GTGAAGAAGCGTAGACAAGAGCGTGAGCTGGAGCGGCAACAACGTGAGGAGGAGATGTCGCTGATGCAGCGTAGCAAGGAGGCGGCACAGTTCCAGGAATGGGAGCGCCAGGAGGACCAGTTCCACCTGGAGCAAGCCCGGCTGCGCTCCCGCATCCGTATCCAGGATGGTCGAG cAAAGCCAATTGATCTGCTGGCGAAGTATATCAGTGCAGAGGAAGAAGTGGATGCAGTGGAGATGCACGAGCCATACACATACCTGAATGGACTCACCACCAAGGACTTGGAAGATCTAATCGAGGATATTAAG GTGTACAAAGAGCTGGAGCGAGGCAAGAACCTGGACTACTGGAATGACATCACTGTGATCGTGGAGGATGAATTACACAAACTGCGAAAGCTGGAGAAGCAGAGTGCATATGAAGCAG CTGTTGGCAGACGTGAAGGAATTCATCAATCTGTGGCAAAAGAAGTGGCTTCAGTGTTCAAGGGAAAAACGGCTACACAGTTGGAGGCACTCCAGTTGCAGATAGAGACCAAGATAAGTGGGAAGCCTGAAGGAGTGGATATCGGTTACTGGGAGTCACTGCTGTCACAGCTTAAAG CTCACATGGCAAGAGCGCGGCTGCGTGACCGACACCAAGACAACCTGCGGCACAAACTGGAAATGTTAAAGGCACAGCAGGGTGTGGCAGGTGCTGGCACTGAGGAAGAGACTGGTGATGGCGCAGAAACAACCATCAAGACAGAGCCGGACTCCCATAGTGAGGTGGCCAGTATACATGAGTCATCGTCCAGTGAAAAGGAAGATGACGA GGATGACACAACACGTGGCAACGAGGTGGCAAATGCAATGTTATCAGAGAGCTTTGCAGACTATGAGTCAGGTGGTTATAGCCCACAGTATCTGGGTCAGTCACAGCTCGATCCAGGGACCTTCGTAATGAACGAGGAAGATGACTTGCAGCGACTCGTATTTGCCAGAATGCAAGTACAGGGAACTGGCAGTAGAGTGGAG AGTGTGATCGCTGCCGAGGAACAGGCCCTACAGAGAGAAGCCAGGAAGGGCATGACAGCAGACGAGGCTGAGTTCTCAGTGGAGACAGCTCTGGACAGCCAGGTGTACTTGTGGTCCGACAAGTACCGTCCTCGCAAACCTCGCTACTTCAATAG AGTGCATACTGGATTTGAGTGGAACAAATACAACCAGACGCACTACGATATGGACAACCCACCACCTAAGATTGTTCAGGGCTACAAATTCAACATATTCTATCCAGATCTTATTGACAAGAACACCACCCCGGAATACTTCCTG